A region of Toxotes jaculatrix isolate fToxJac2 chromosome 23, fToxJac2.pri, whole genome shotgun sequence DNA encodes the following proteins:
- the tox4b gene encoding TOX high mobility group box family member 4b isoform X3, with translation MEFPGGSDNYLTISGSSHPFLSSSECATKPIDLFNLAGSAGGTFHTPSLGDEEFEIPPISLDPDSALTVSDVVSHFGELSDTGPSDSVVVPGNAVVEGDDPSFASTFVNAPSQGLEHLSLGVMNQAGGSALLGSSLGMDLGHPIGSQFSSSSPVTIDVPLGDMSQGLLGSNQLTTIDQSELSAQLGLGLGGGNILQRTQSPEHPLSATASPASSLQDDDMDDFRRSVLVESPVSLAVSPGVISLDPSLSESPLSAPTSSVSPASARKGGAGGGKKGKKKKDPNEPQKPVSAYALFFRDTQAAIKGQNPNATFGEVSKIVASMWDSLGEEQKQVYKRKNEAAKRDYLKALAEYRASQISQAPIEVMDTDSSPPPPAPAPAVTATPVTTPAARPTRSQHYNPEENTITNICTSNIILDLPQVTTRSRTGAIKPQPPPAATPPNPPTVTKIIIKQMQLPSGGVSVTATPASSPRQPPPLQQMQSTPPPPRLQQMVHAQAPPPLQAKPRGGGAAAATAPPPLQIKVVPSSRQLDSSTPIIVTSAGETPTSVSSSALTVDVGQSAAMVTEGEEVAEAEEGMEVELNVAPGLSVTPSSSPNICVRAGCTNPAVDSKDWDKEYCSNECVATHCRDVFMAWCAIRGQNSTTVT, from the exons ATGGAG TTCCCTGGAGGCAGTGACAACTACCTGACAATTTCAGGGTCCAGCcaccccttcctctcctcttcagaG TGTGCCACTAAACCCATTGACCTCTTCAACCTCGCTGGATCTGCTGGTGGA aCCTTCCACACCCCCAGCCTCGGCGATGAGGAGTTCGAGATCCCTCCCATCTCTTTGGACCCAGACTCAGCCCTCACCGTGTCAGATGTGGTGTCCCATTTCGGGGAGCTGTCGGACACTGGTCCATCCGACAGCGTGGTGGTACCTGGGAACGCTGTGGTTGAAGGGGACGACCCCTCCTTCGCCTCCACTTTTGTGAATGCCCCCTCACAGGGACTGGAGCACCTGAGTCTCGGGGTCATGAACCAGGCAGGAGGAAGTGCTTTGCTGGGGTCATCACTGGGAATG GATCTTGGACATCCCATCGGCTCTCAGTTCAGCAGCTCGTCTCCAGTAACCATTGATGTCCCGCTGGGTGACATGAGCCAGGGCTTGCTGGGGTCCAACCAGCTGACCACTATCGACCAGTCAGAGCTCAGCGCTCAGCTTGGACTCGGATTGGGAGGCGGCAACATATTACAACGCACCCAGTCACCTGAACACCCTCTGTCGGCCACGGCGTCGCCCGCCAGCTCACTCCAGGATGATGACATGGATGATTTTAGAAGA AGCGTCCTAGTTGAATCTCCGGTCTCTCTGGCCGTCTCTCCCGGAGTCATCTCCCTCGatccctctctgtctgagtcCCCGCTCTCCGCCCCGACCTCCAGTGTCTCTCCAGCCTCTGCACggaaaggaggagcaggaggagggaagaaggggaagaagaagaaagacccCAACGAGCCTCAGAAACCTGTGTCGGCCTACGCGTTGTTCTTCAGGGACACACAGGCAGCTATTAAGGGACAAAATCCCAATGCTACGTTTGGAGAAGTTTCTAAGATAGTGGCTTCCATGTGGGACAGTCTGGGGGAGGAGCAGAAACAG GTTTACAAAAGGAAAAACGAAGCGGCAAAGAGGGATTACTTGAAAGCACTGGCAGAGTACAGAGCCAGTCAGATTTCTCAG GCCCCCATTGAAGTCATGGACACTGACTCGTCGCCTCCGCCTCCAGCCCCAGCTCCTGCCGTCACAGCCACACCTGTCACCACCCCAGCCGCTCGTCCCACCAGGTCCCAGCATTACAACCCAGAGGAGAACACCATCACCAACATCTGTACCTCCAACATCATCCTGGACCTACCCCAGGTCACCACACGCTCCCGCACTGGTGCCATCAAACCCCAACCTCCACCTGCCGCCACCCCCCCCAATCCCCCCACTGTCACCAAGATCATCATCAAACAGATGCAGCTGCCCTCTGGTGGTGTTTCGGTCACAGCGACGCCCGCCTCCTCGCCGCGGCAGCCGCCTCcactgcagcagatgcagagcacccctcctccacctcggCTGCAGCAGATGGTACACGCCCAGGCCCCTCCACCTCTGCAGGCCAAACCACGAGGTGGAGGTGCAGCTGCCGCCACCGCTCCTCCTCCACTGCAGATTAAAGTCGTCCCGTCATCGCGTCAGTTGGACTCAAGTACGCCGATAATCGTGACAtcagcaggtgaaacacctACGTCAGTGTCCTCCTCCGCTCTGACGGTGGACGTGGGACAGTCGGCTGCAATGGTGACGGAAGGAGAGGAAGTGGCAGAGGCGGAAGAAGGG ATGGAGGTGGAGTTGAATGTTGCCCCCGGCCTGAGCGTGACCCCCTCCTCCAGTCCAAACATCTGTGTGCGAGCCGGCTGCACCAACCCAGCTGTGGACAGCAAAGACTGGGACAAGGAGTACTGTAGCAATGAGTGTGTCGCCACACACTGCAG agATGTGTTCATGGCCTGGTGTGCAATCCGAGGGCAGAACTCCACCACCGTCACATAG
- the tox4b gene encoding TOX high mobility group box family member 4b isoform X4 — MEFPGGSDNYLTISGSSHPFLSSSETFHTPSLGDEEFEIPPISLDPDSALTVSDVVSHFGELSDTGPSDSVVVPGNAVVEGDDPSFASTFVNAPSQGLEHLSLGVMNQAGGSALLGSSLGMDLGHPIGSQFSSSSPVTIDVPLGDMSQGLLGSNQLTTIDQSELSAQLGLGLGGGNILQRTQSPEHPLSATASPASSLQDDDMDDFRRSVLVESPVSLAVSPGVISLDPSLSESPLSAPTSSVSPASARKGGAGGGKKGKKKKDPNEPQKPVSAYALFFRDTQAAIKGQNPNATFGEVSKIVASMWDSLGEEQKQVYKRKNEAAKRDYLKALAEYRASQISQAPIEVMDTDSSPPPPAPAPAVTATPVTTPAARPTRSQHYNPEENTITNICTSNIILDLPQVTTRSRTGAIKPQPPPAATPPNPPTVTKIIIKQMQLPSGGVSVTATPASSPRQPPPLQQMQSTPPPPRLQQMVHAQAPPPLQAKPRGGGAAAATAPPPLQIKVVPSSRQLDSSTPIIVTSAGETPTSVSSSALTVDVGQSAAMVTEGEEVAEAEEGMEVELNVAPGLSVTPSSSPNICVRAGCTNPAVDSKDWDKEYCSNECVATHCRDVFMAWCAIRGQNSTTVT, encoded by the exons ATGGAG TTCCCTGGAGGCAGTGACAACTACCTGACAATTTCAGGGTCCAGCcaccccttcctctcctcttcagaG aCCTTCCACACCCCCAGCCTCGGCGATGAGGAGTTCGAGATCCCTCCCATCTCTTTGGACCCAGACTCAGCCCTCACCGTGTCAGATGTGGTGTCCCATTTCGGGGAGCTGTCGGACACTGGTCCATCCGACAGCGTGGTGGTACCTGGGAACGCTGTGGTTGAAGGGGACGACCCCTCCTTCGCCTCCACTTTTGTGAATGCCCCCTCACAGGGACTGGAGCACCTGAGTCTCGGGGTCATGAACCAGGCAGGAGGAAGTGCTTTGCTGGGGTCATCACTGGGAATG GATCTTGGACATCCCATCGGCTCTCAGTTCAGCAGCTCGTCTCCAGTAACCATTGATGTCCCGCTGGGTGACATGAGCCAGGGCTTGCTGGGGTCCAACCAGCTGACCACTATCGACCAGTCAGAGCTCAGCGCTCAGCTTGGACTCGGATTGGGAGGCGGCAACATATTACAACGCACCCAGTCACCTGAACACCCTCTGTCGGCCACGGCGTCGCCCGCCAGCTCACTCCAGGATGATGACATGGATGATTTTAGAAGA AGCGTCCTAGTTGAATCTCCGGTCTCTCTGGCCGTCTCTCCCGGAGTCATCTCCCTCGatccctctctgtctgagtcCCCGCTCTCCGCCCCGACCTCCAGTGTCTCTCCAGCCTCTGCACggaaaggaggagcaggaggagggaagaaggggaagaagaagaaagacccCAACGAGCCTCAGAAACCTGTGTCGGCCTACGCGTTGTTCTTCAGGGACACACAGGCAGCTATTAAGGGACAAAATCCCAATGCTACGTTTGGAGAAGTTTCTAAGATAGTGGCTTCCATGTGGGACAGTCTGGGGGAGGAGCAGAAACAG GTTTACAAAAGGAAAAACGAAGCGGCAAAGAGGGATTACTTGAAAGCACTGGCAGAGTACAGAGCCAGTCAGATTTCTCAG GCCCCCATTGAAGTCATGGACACTGACTCGTCGCCTCCGCCTCCAGCCCCAGCTCCTGCCGTCACAGCCACACCTGTCACCACCCCAGCCGCTCGTCCCACCAGGTCCCAGCATTACAACCCAGAGGAGAACACCATCACCAACATCTGTACCTCCAACATCATCCTGGACCTACCCCAGGTCACCACACGCTCCCGCACTGGTGCCATCAAACCCCAACCTCCACCTGCCGCCACCCCCCCCAATCCCCCCACTGTCACCAAGATCATCATCAAACAGATGCAGCTGCCCTCTGGTGGTGTTTCGGTCACAGCGACGCCCGCCTCCTCGCCGCGGCAGCCGCCTCcactgcagcagatgcagagcacccctcctccacctcggCTGCAGCAGATGGTACACGCCCAGGCCCCTCCACCTCTGCAGGCCAAACCACGAGGTGGAGGTGCAGCTGCCGCCACCGCTCCTCCTCCACTGCAGATTAAAGTCGTCCCGTCATCGCGTCAGTTGGACTCAAGTACGCCGATAATCGTGACAtcagcaggtgaaacacctACGTCAGTGTCCTCCTCCGCTCTGACGGTGGACGTGGGACAGTCGGCTGCAATGGTGACGGAAGGAGAGGAAGTGGCAGAGGCGGAAGAAGGG ATGGAGGTGGAGTTGAATGTTGCCCCCGGCCTGAGCGTGACCCCCTCCTCCAGTCCAAACATCTGTGTGCGAGCCGGCTGCACCAACCCAGCTGTGGACAGCAAAGACTGGGACAAGGAGTACTGTAGCAATGAGTGTGTCGCCACACACTGCAG agATGTGTTCATGGCCTGGTGTGCAATCCGAGGGCAGAACTCCACCACCGTCACATAG
- the tox4b gene encoding TOX high mobility group box family member 4b isoform X5, whose amino-acid sequence METFHTPSLGDEEFEIPPISLDPDSALTVSDVVSHFGELSDTGPSDSVVVPGNAVVEGDDPSFASTFVNAPSQGLEHLSLGVMNQAGGSALLGSSLGMDLGHPIGSQFSSSSPVTIDVPLGDMSQGLLGSNQLTTIDQSELSAQLGLGLGGGNILQRTQSPEHPLSATASPASSLQDDDMDDFRRSVLVESPVSLAVSPGVISLDPSLSESPLSAPTSSVSPASARKGGAGGGKKGKKKKDPNEPQKPVSAYALFFRDTQAAIKGQNPNATFGEVSKIVASMWDSLGEEQKQVYKRKNEAAKRDYLKALAEYRASQISQAPIEVMDTDSSPPPPAPAPAVTATPVTTPAARPTRSQHYNPEENTITNICTSNIILDLPQVTTRSRTGAIKPQPPPAATPPNPPTVTKIIIKQMQLPSGGVSVTATPASSPRQPPPLQQMQSTPPPPRLQQMVHAQAPPPLQAKPRGGGAAAATAPPPLQIKVVPSSRQLDSSTPIIVTSAGETPTSVSSSALTVDVGQSAAMVTEGEEVAEAEEGMEVELNVAPGLSVTPSSSPNICVRAGCTNPAVDSKDWDKEYCSNECVATHCRDVFMAWCAIRGQNSTTVT is encoded by the exons ATGGAG aCCTTCCACACCCCCAGCCTCGGCGATGAGGAGTTCGAGATCCCTCCCATCTCTTTGGACCCAGACTCAGCCCTCACCGTGTCAGATGTGGTGTCCCATTTCGGGGAGCTGTCGGACACTGGTCCATCCGACAGCGTGGTGGTACCTGGGAACGCTGTGGTTGAAGGGGACGACCCCTCCTTCGCCTCCACTTTTGTGAATGCCCCCTCACAGGGACTGGAGCACCTGAGTCTCGGGGTCATGAACCAGGCAGGAGGAAGTGCTTTGCTGGGGTCATCACTGGGAATG GATCTTGGACATCCCATCGGCTCTCAGTTCAGCAGCTCGTCTCCAGTAACCATTGATGTCCCGCTGGGTGACATGAGCCAGGGCTTGCTGGGGTCCAACCAGCTGACCACTATCGACCAGTCAGAGCTCAGCGCTCAGCTTGGACTCGGATTGGGAGGCGGCAACATATTACAACGCACCCAGTCACCTGAACACCCTCTGTCGGCCACGGCGTCGCCCGCCAGCTCACTCCAGGATGATGACATGGATGATTTTAGAAGA AGCGTCCTAGTTGAATCTCCGGTCTCTCTGGCCGTCTCTCCCGGAGTCATCTCCCTCGatccctctctgtctgagtcCCCGCTCTCCGCCCCGACCTCCAGTGTCTCTCCAGCCTCTGCACggaaaggaggagcaggaggagggaagaaggggaagaagaagaaagacccCAACGAGCCTCAGAAACCTGTGTCGGCCTACGCGTTGTTCTTCAGGGACACACAGGCAGCTATTAAGGGACAAAATCCCAATGCTACGTTTGGAGAAGTTTCTAAGATAGTGGCTTCCATGTGGGACAGTCTGGGGGAGGAGCAGAAACAG GTTTACAAAAGGAAAAACGAAGCGGCAAAGAGGGATTACTTGAAAGCACTGGCAGAGTACAGAGCCAGTCAGATTTCTCAG GCCCCCATTGAAGTCATGGACACTGACTCGTCGCCTCCGCCTCCAGCCCCAGCTCCTGCCGTCACAGCCACACCTGTCACCACCCCAGCCGCTCGTCCCACCAGGTCCCAGCATTACAACCCAGAGGAGAACACCATCACCAACATCTGTACCTCCAACATCATCCTGGACCTACCCCAGGTCACCACACGCTCCCGCACTGGTGCCATCAAACCCCAACCTCCACCTGCCGCCACCCCCCCCAATCCCCCCACTGTCACCAAGATCATCATCAAACAGATGCAGCTGCCCTCTGGTGGTGTTTCGGTCACAGCGACGCCCGCCTCCTCGCCGCGGCAGCCGCCTCcactgcagcagatgcagagcacccctcctccacctcggCTGCAGCAGATGGTACACGCCCAGGCCCCTCCACCTCTGCAGGCCAAACCACGAGGTGGAGGTGCAGCTGCCGCCACCGCTCCTCCTCCACTGCAGATTAAAGTCGTCCCGTCATCGCGTCAGTTGGACTCAAGTACGCCGATAATCGTGACAtcagcaggtgaaacacctACGTCAGTGTCCTCCTCCGCTCTGACGGTGGACGTGGGACAGTCGGCTGCAATGGTGACGGAAGGAGAGGAAGTGGCAGAGGCGGAAGAAGGG ATGGAGGTGGAGTTGAATGTTGCCCCCGGCCTGAGCGTGACCCCCTCCTCCAGTCCAAACATCTGTGTGCGAGCCGGCTGCACCAACCCAGCTGTGGACAGCAAAGACTGGGACAAGGAGTACTGTAGCAATGAGTGTGTCGCCACACACTGCAG agATGTGTTCATGGCCTGGTGTGCAATCCGAGGGCAGAACTCCACCACCGTCACATAG
- the tox4b gene encoding TOX high mobility group box family member 4b isoform X1, translating into MDLNFYSDLTDGTGQHDGDPEFLDPQSFNGFDSDNKFPGGSDNYLTISGSSHPFLSSSECATKPIDLFNLAGSAGGTFHTPSLGDEEFEIPPISLDPDSALTVSDVVSHFGELSDTGPSDSVVVPGNAVVEGDDPSFASTFVNAPSQGLEHLSLGVMNQAGGSALLGSSLGMDLGHPIGSQFSSSSPVTIDVPLGDMSQGLLGSNQLTTIDQSELSAQLGLGLGGGNILQRTQSPEHPLSATASPASSLQDDDMDDFRRSVLVESPVSLAVSPGVISLDPSLSESPLSAPTSSVSPASARKGGAGGGKKGKKKKDPNEPQKPVSAYALFFRDTQAAIKGQNPNATFGEVSKIVASMWDSLGEEQKQVYKRKNEAAKRDYLKALAEYRASQISQAPIEVMDTDSSPPPPAPAPAVTATPVTTPAARPTRSQHYNPEENTITNICTSNIILDLPQVTTRSRTGAIKPQPPPAATPPNPPTVTKIIIKQMQLPSGGVSVTATPASSPRQPPPLQQMQSTPPPPRLQQMVHAQAPPPLQAKPRGGGAAAATAPPPLQIKVVPSSRQLDSSTPIIVTSAGETPTSVSSSALTVDVGQSAAMVTEGEEVAEAEEGMEVELNVAPGLSVTPSSSPNICVRAGCTNPAVDSKDWDKEYCSNECVATHCRDVFMAWCAIRGQNSTTVT; encoded by the exons atggacctGAATTTTTATTCGGATTTAACGGACGGTACCGGCCAGCACGACGGTGATCCGGAGTTCCTGGATCCGCAGTCGTTCAATGGATTTGACTCTGACAACAAG TTCCCTGGAGGCAGTGACAACTACCTGACAATTTCAGGGTCCAGCcaccccttcctctcctcttcagaG TGTGCCACTAAACCCATTGACCTCTTCAACCTCGCTGGATCTGCTGGTGGA aCCTTCCACACCCCCAGCCTCGGCGATGAGGAGTTCGAGATCCCTCCCATCTCTTTGGACCCAGACTCAGCCCTCACCGTGTCAGATGTGGTGTCCCATTTCGGGGAGCTGTCGGACACTGGTCCATCCGACAGCGTGGTGGTACCTGGGAACGCTGTGGTTGAAGGGGACGACCCCTCCTTCGCCTCCACTTTTGTGAATGCCCCCTCACAGGGACTGGAGCACCTGAGTCTCGGGGTCATGAACCAGGCAGGAGGAAGTGCTTTGCTGGGGTCATCACTGGGAATG GATCTTGGACATCCCATCGGCTCTCAGTTCAGCAGCTCGTCTCCAGTAACCATTGATGTCCCGCTGGGTGACATGAGCCAGGGCTTGCTGGGGTCCAACCAGCTGACCACTATCGACCAGTCAGAGCTCAGCGCTCAGCTTGGACTCGGATTGGGAGGCGGCAACATATTACAACGCACCCAGTCACCTGAACACCCTCTGTCGGCCACGGCGTCGCCCGCCAGCTCACTCCAGGATGATGACATGGATGATTTTAGAAGA AGCGTCCTAGTTGAATCTCCGGTCTCTCTGGCCGTCTCTCCCGGAGTCATCTCCCTCGatccctctctgtctgagtcCCCGCTCTCCGCCCCGACCTCCAGTGTCTCTCCAGCCTCTGCACggaaaggaggagcaggaggagggaagaaggggaagaagaagaaagacccCAACGAGCCTCAGAAACCTGTGTCGGCCTACGCGTTGTTCTTCAGGGACACACAGGCAGCTATTAAGGGACAAAATCCCAATGCTACGTTTGGAGAAGTTTCTAAGATAGTGGCTTCCATGTGGGACAGTCTGGGGGAGGAGCAGAAACAG GTTTACAAAAGGAAAAACGAAGCGGCAAAGAGGGATTACTTGAAAGCACTGGCAGAGTACAGAGCCAGTCAGATTTCTCAG GCCCCCATTGAAGTCATGGACACTGACTCGTCGCCTCCGCCTCCAGCCCCAGCTCCTGCCGTCACAGCCACACCTGTCACCACCCCAGCCGCTCGTCCCACCAGGTCCCAGCATTACAACCCAGAGGAGAACACCATCACCAACATCTGTACCTCCAACATCATCCTGGACCTACCCCAGGTCACCACACGCTCCCGCACTGGTGCCATCAAACCCCAACCTCCACCTGCCGCCACCCCCCCCAATCCCCCCACTGTCACCAAGATCATCATCAAACAGATGCAGCTGCCCTCTGGTGGTGTTTCGGTCACAGCGACGCCCGCCTCCTCGCCGCGGCAGCCGCCTCcactgcagcagatgcagagcacccctcctccacctcggCTGCAGCAGATGGTACACGCCCAGGCCCCTCCACCTCTGCAGGCCAAACCACGAGGTGGAGGTGCAGCTGCCGCCACCGCTCCTCCTCCACTGCAGATTAAAGTCGTCCCGTCATCGCGTCAGTTGGACTCAAGTACGCCGATAATCGTGACAtcagcaggtgaaacacctACGTCAGTGTCCTCCTCCGCTCTGACGGTGGACGTGGGACAGTCGGCTGCAATGGTGACGGAAGGAGAGGAAGTGGCAGAGGCGGAAGAAGGG ATGGAGGTGGAGTTGAATGTTGCCCCCGGCCTGAGCGTGACCCCCTCCTCCAGTCCAAACATCTGTGTGCGAGCCGGCTGCACCAACCCAGCTGTGGACAGCAAAGACTGGGACAAGGAGTACTGTAGCAATGAGTGTGTCGCCACACACTGCAG agATGTGTTCATGGCCTGGTGTGCAATCCGAGGGCAGAACTCCACCACCGTCACATAG
- the tox4b gene encoding TOX high mobility group box family member 4b isoform X2 — MDLNFYSDLTDGTGQHDGDPEFLDPQSFNGFDSDNKFPGGSDNYLTISGSSHPFLSSSETFHTPSLGDEEFEIPPISLDPDSALTVSDVVSHFGELSDTGPSDSVVVPGNAVVEGDDPSFASTFVNAPSQGLEHLSLGVMNQAGGSALLGSSLGMDLGHPIGSQFSSSSPVTIDVPLGDMSQGLLGSNQLTTIDQSELSAQLGLGLGGGNILQRTQSPEHPLSATASPASSLQDDDMDDFRRSVLVESPVSLAVSPGVISLDPSLSESPLSAPTSSVSPASARKGGAGGGKKGKKKKDPNEPQKPVSAYALFFRDTQAAIKGQNPNATFGEVSKIVASMWDSLGEEQKQVYKRKNEAAKRDYLKALAEYRASQISQAPIEVMDTDSSPPPPAPAPAVTATPVTTPAARPTRSQHYNPEENTITNICTSNIILDLPQVTTRSRTGAIKPQPPPAATPPNPPTVTKIIIKQMQLPSGGVSVTATPASSPRQPPPLQQMQSTPPPPRLQQMVHAQAPPPLQAKPRGGGAAAATAPPPLQIKVVPSSRQLDSSTPIIVTSAGETPTSVSSSALTVDVGQSAAMVTEGEEVAEAEEGMEVELNVAPGLSVTPSSSPNICVRAGCTNPAVDSKDWDKEYCSNECVATHCRDVFMAWCAIRGQNSTTVT; from the exons atggacctGAATTTTTATTCGGATTTAACGGACGGTACCGGCCAGCACGACGGTGATCCGGAGTTCCTGGATCCGCAGTCGTTCAATGGATTTGACTCTGACAACAAG TTCCCTGGAGGCAGTGACAACTACCTGACAATTTCAGGGTCCAGCcaccccttcctctcctcttcagaG aCCTTCCACACCCCCAGCCTCGGCGATGAGGAGTTCGAGATCCCTCCCATCTCTTTGGACCCAGACTCAGCCCTCACCGTGTCAGATGTGGTGTCCCATTTCGGGGAGCTGTCGGACACTGGTCCATCCGACAGCGTGGTGGTACCTGGGAACGCTGTGGTTGAAGGGGACGACCCCTCCTTCGCCTCCACTTTTGTGAATGCCCCCTCACAGGGACTGGAGCACCTGAGTCTCGGGGTCATGAACCAGGCAGGAGGAAGTGCTTTGCTGGGGTCATCACTGGGAATG GATCTTGGACATCCCATCGGCTCTCAGTTCAGCAGCTCGTCTCCAGTAACCATTGATGTCCCGCTGGGTGACATGAGCCAGGGCTTGCTGGGGTCCAACCAGCTGACCACTATCGACCAGTCAGAGCTCAGCGCTCAGCTTGGACTCGGATTGGGAGGCGGCAACATATTACAACGCACCCAGTCACCTGAACACCCTCTGTCGGCCACGGCGTCGCCCGCCAGCTCACTCCAGGATGATGACATGGATGATTTTAGAAGA AGCGTCCTAGTTGAATCTCCGGTCTCTCTGGCCGTCTCTCCCGGAGTCATCTCCCTCGatccctctctgtctgagtcCCCGCTCTCCGCCCCGACCTCCAGTGTCTCTCCAGCCTCTGCACggaaaggaggagcaggaggagggaagaaggggaagaagaagaaagacccCAACGAGCCTCAGAAACCTGTGTCGGCCTACGCGTTGTTCTTCAGGGACACACAGGCAGCTATTAAGGGACAAAATCCCAATGCTACGTTTGGAGAAGTTTCTAAGATAGTGGCTTCCATGTGGGACAGTCTGGGGGAGGAGCAGAAACAG GTTTACAAAAGGAAAAACGAAGCGGCAAAGAGGGATTACTTGAAAGCACTGGCAGAGTACAGAGCCAGTCAGATTTCTCAG GCCCCCATTGAAGTCATGGACACTGACTCGTCGCCTCCGCCTCCAGCCCCAGCTCCTGCCGTCACAGCCACACCTGTCACCACCCCAGCCGCTCGTCCCACCAGGTCCCAGCATTACAACCCAGAGGAGAACACCATCACCAACATCTGTACCTCCAACATCATCCTGGACCTACCCCAGGTCACCACACGCTCCCGCACTGGTGCCATCAAACCCCAACCTCCACCTGCCGCCACCCCCCCCAATCCCCCCACTGTCACCAAGATCATCATCAAACAGATGCAGCTGCCCTCTGGTGGTGTTTCGGTCACAGCGACGCCCGCCTCCTCGCCGCGGCAGCCGCCTCcactgcagcagatgcagagcacccctcctccacctcggCTGCAGCAGATGGTACACGCCCAGGCCCCTCCACCTCTGCAGGCCAAACCACGAGGTGGAGGTGCAGCTGCCGCCACCGCTCCTCCTCCACTGCAGATTAAAGTCGTCCCGTCATCGCGTCAGTTGGACTCAAGTACGCCGATAATCGTGACAtcagcaggtgaaacacctACGTCAGTGTCCTCCTCCGCTCTGACGGTGGACGTGGGACAGTCGGCTGCAATGGTGACGGAAGGAGAGGAAGTGGCAGAGGCGGAAGAAGGG ATGGAGGTGGAGTTGAATGTTGCCCCCGGCCTGAGCGTGACCCCCTCCTCCAGTCCAAACATCTGTGTGCGAGCCGGCTGCACCAACCCAGCTGTGGACAGCAAAGACTGGGACAAGGAGTACTGTAGCAATGAGTGTGTCGCCACACACTGCAG agATGTGTTCATGGCCTGGTGTGCAATCCGAGGGCAGAACTCCACCACCGTCACATAG